A window of the Dyadobacter pollutisoli genome harbors these coding sequences:
- a CDS encoding sensor histidine kinase, with protein MKKALYFLLLMISPVCSWAQTIVWKAGAESVEIGQKVWLLEDKAGKLTIDQVSSGKYAAAFVPSSKPILNFGITESFYWLKFRMDNETDDNLLLEMAQSFLPVCDFYYRGNGGVWQVQRAGYEVGVGQKQVKHHFPLFPLPKGDHDFYVRFQSFSPPTPVRIWNEEVYEVKANYQKLIYGLYEGILLFVVINNILLFFSFRRLSYLHYAVVVLLYAATVAAVSDGFLPYVISKPDMMFWYRLIPELNMPVLWLYCILFLEVKKYLPGFYNYTLALLAYFILIIVVSQFLPLSQVLLVNQINAVMLFGSIVWLGIAVRRKGNVLGYYLALTYLVFCFFVVLEAVYIQTGYPSYFFEISHVSVAILLEVFFLSYLLSKRFEWEKKDIENQRAVAQLQLLEKTLENEKIVREQNVSLEQKVTARTAELNQSLQNLKSVQNQLIQAEKMASLGELTAGIAHEIQNPLNFVNNFSEVSTELLDEIRDERSKGAERDEELEGVLLEDLTENLQKITHHGKRADAIVKGMLEHSRIGSGQKELTDINLLATEYGRLAYHGLRAKDKGFSPELVFDLDPHLVKTRTVGKDIGRVMVNLVSNAYYAVNQRKLTEPDLNPVITVSTRTLGNEMEIRVKDNGAGIPENLRQKIFQPFFSTKPTGQGTGLGLSLSYEIVVMGHNGRLELESSVGTGSEFIVIIPVEA; from the coding sequence ATGAAAAAAGCTCTATACTTTTTGTTGTTGATGATTTCGCCAGTCTGCTCCTGGGCCCAGACCATTGTTTGGAAAGCGGGTGCGGAATCGGTTGAAATTGGACAAAAAGTATGGTTGCTGGAAGATAAAGCCGGTAAGCTGACCATTGATCAGGTGAGTTCTGGTAAATATGCCGCGGCGTTCGTACCTTCTTCCAAACCTATTTTGAACTTTGGCATTACTGAGTCTTTTTATTGGCTAAAATTCCGGATGGACAATGAAACGGATGACAATCTGCTGCTGGAAATGGCCCAATCCTTTCTGCCGGTCTGTGACTTTTATTATCGCGGAAACGGGGGAGTGTGGCAGGTGCAGCGCGCGGGGTATGAGGTTGGAGTGGGTCAAAAGCAGGTAAAGCACCATTTTCCGCTTTTTCCGTTGCCAAAAGGCGATCACGATTTCTACGTCCGGTTCCAGTCATTTAGTCCGCCCACGCCGGTCAGGATATGGAATGAGGAAGTCTATGAAGTGAAGGCCAATTATCAAAAATTGATCTACGGGCTGTACGAAGGGATTTTGCTCTTTGTGGTGATCAATAATATCCTGCTTTTCTTTTCATTCCGGCGGCTTTCTTACCTGCATTATGCGGTGGTGGTGTTGTTGTATGCGGCGACTGTGGCGGCGGTTTCGGACGGGTTTTTGCCTTACGTCATTTCAAAACCTGATATGATGTTCTGGTACCGGCTTATTCCTGAGCTCAATATGCCGGTACTCTGGCTGTACTGCATTTTGTTTCTCGAAGTAAAAAAATATTTGCCCGGGTTTTATAACTATACACTCGCCTTACTGGCCTACTTCATCCTGATCATTGTCGTAAGCCAGTTTTTGCCATTATCACAAGTCTTGCTGGTCAACCAGATCAATGCCGTCATGTTGTTTGGATCGATAGTATGGCTTGGTATTGCCGTTCGGAGAAAAGGCAATGTCCTGGGGTATTACCTGGCGCTGACGTACCTCGTATTCTGCTTTTTTGTGGTGCTGGAAGCAGTTTACATTCAAACCGGGTATCCGTCTTACTTTTTTGAGATCAGTCACGTGTCGGTGGCTATTTTACTGGAAGTATTCTTCCTTTCTTATCTTTTGTCCAAAAGGTTTGAATGGGAGAAAAAAGATATTGAAAACCAGCGTGCCGTGGCCCAGCTGCAACTTTTGGAGAAGACCCTGGAAAATGAGAAGATCGTCAGGGAGCAGAATGTTTCCCTTGAACAGAAAGTCACAGCCCGGACAGCAGAGCTGAACCAATCCCTACAAAACCTCAAATCCGTTCAAAATCAGCTTATTCAGGCAGAGAAAATGGCTTCGCTCGGGGAACTGACTGCTGGTATTGCGCATGAAATTCAGAACCCGCTCAATTTTGTCAATAATTTCTCCGAAGTAAGTACCGAACTGCTCGACGAGATCAGGGACGAACGTAGCAAAGGCGCGGAACGGGACGAGGAACTTGAAGGAGTGCTGCTGGAAGACCTCACCGAAAACCTTCAAAAGATCACCCATCACGGAAAGCGTGCAGACGCCATTGTAAAAGGAATGCTGGAACATTCCAGGATAGGATCGGGGCAAAAGGAGTTGACCGACATTAATCTCCTCGCTACGGAATATGGGCGGCTGGCATACCACGGATTACGTGCAAAAGACAAAGGTTTCAGCCCTGAACTGGTTTTTGACCTTGATCCGCATCTTGTAAAAACCCGGACGGTGGGAAAAGACATTGGTCGGGTAATGGTCAATCTGGTCAGCAATGCCTATTATGCAGTGAACCAGCGGAAATTGACCGAGCCGGACCTGAATCCGGTCATTACGGTATCTACCAGGACATTGGGAAATGAGATGGAGATCAGGGTAAAAGACAATGGGGCCGGTATTCCTGAAAACCTCAGACAGAAGATTTTTCAACCTTTCTTTTCAACCAAACCTACCGGCCAGGGTACCGGGCTCGGCTTATCATTGAGCTACGAAATAGTGGTGATGGGGCATAATGGACGCCTGGAACTGGAAAGTTCAGTAGGGACCGGCTCCGAATTTATAGTAATCATTCCGGTTGAGGCCTGA
- a CDS encoding sensor histidine kinase yields MDYFIVSFFLIQYVRTSLQTATQLPNWDKLLIYGRYVSIALIATYYISGTPSWFAWFWHIFLTAMLLVFYKNDDFKPIRGMVQSVIPFVVIAIIGDLLETIVPRLYREYNDIFVVIQSFAFVLCFVIWFYARKQQNVLIKEREDRMRDELASKAQKESLEYLVNERTHELLQQKEELQKTIEELKATQNQLIQSEKMASLGELTAGIAHEIQNPLNFVNNFSEVSVELCQELEEEIDKTSISDSDKEYIKEIIGDLSQNQQKITHHGKRADSIVKGMLQHSRASSGEKEPVEINALADEYMRLAYHGLRAKDKEFNATLTTDFDPTIGKVNVLPQDLGRVFLNLFTNAFYAVAEKKRQLTEAGSTEDYKPEVKISTKKFANTLYIRVSDNGTGMPDHVKAKIFQPFFTTKPTGQGTGLGLSMSYDIITSGHGGYLEVDTVAGEKTEFKITLPVDNITDQTNGNV; encoded by the coding sequence ATGGATTATTTTATAGTATCATTCTTCCTGATCCAGTATGTACGTACCTCCCTGCAGACGGCTACTCAGCTTCCAAATTGGGATAAACTGCTGATCTACGGCAGGTATGTCAGCATTGCCTTAATTGCGACTTATTATATTTCCGGTACGCCTTCATGGTTTGCCTGGTTCTGGCATATTTTCCTGACGGCTATGCTTCTGGTTTTTTACAAAAATGACGATTTCAAACCGATCAGGGGCATGGTCCAGTCGGTGATACCATTTGTCGTCATCGCTATCATTGGTGATTTGCTTGAAACCATTGTGCCGAGATTGTACCGGGAGTACAATGATATTTTCGTCGTGATCCAGTCATTTGCGTTTGTACTATGCTTTGTCATTTGGTTTTACGCGCGGAAACAGCAAAACGTCCTGATCAAAGAGCGGGAGGACAGAATGCGGGATGAACTGGCAAGCAAAGCACAGAAAGAATCCCTCGAATACCTTGTGAATGAGCGAACCCATGAGCTTTTACAGCAAAAGGAAGAGCTGCAAAAGACCATTGAAGAACTGAAAGCGACCCAGAACCAGCTAATACAAAGCGAAAAAATGGCGTCTCTGGGGGAATTGACCGCGGGAATTGCCCATGAGATCCAGAACCCGCTCAACTTCGTCAATAACTTTTCGGAAGTATCGGTGGAGCTTTGTCAGGAACTGGAGGAAGAAATTGATAAAACCTCCATTTCTGACTCAGATAAAGAGTATATCAAAGAAATTATCGGTGACCTCAGCCAGAACCAGCAGAAAATCACGCACCACGGTAAACGCGCGGATTCCATCGTGAAAGGGATGCTGCAGCATTCCAGGGCTTCGTCAGGCGAGAAAGAGCCGGTGGAGATCAATGCACTGGCCGACGAGTACATGCGGCTGGCTTACCATGGTTTGCGGGCCAAGGATAAGGAGTTCAATGCAACACTCACCACTGATTTTGACCCAACGATTGGTAAAGTCAATGTGCTTCCCCAAGATTTGGGACGGGTTTTTCTCAATCTTTTTACGAATGCTTTTTACGCCGTGGCAGAGAAAAAACGGCAGCTCACAGAGGCAGGGAGCACCGAGGATTATAAACCGGAGGTAAAAATCAGCACCAAGAAATTTGCCAACACCCTCTACATCAGGGTGTCGGACAATGGTACGGGCATGCCCGATCATGTGAAAGCCAAAATATTCCAACCTTTCTTTACCACCAAACCCACCGGACAGGGCACTGGTCTGGGACTTTCGATGAGTTACGATATCATTACCAGTGGGCACGGAGGCTATCTGGAAGTGGATACCGTAGCTGGCGAAAAGACTGAGTTCAAAATCACATTACCGGTCGACAATATAACTGACCAAACTAATGGGAATGTGTAG